The stretch of DNA GGAAATAGCCAAAAATATATCCCGGAAAGAGAGGAAAACTGACTAACTTTTTTCGATCTTTCCAATATCTTAATTTTTCTACCAACGGTAGGAAATGGACAATGTTTTTCTTTTCAAACTGCTCTTTTACCTTATGTTCATGACGAGATCTGGTATGAATAGCATACCAGTGAGGGTTTTCTAAAAGATTCCTTTGTATCATACTTTCTTTGAATTCTAATTTACGATAAAACCCAACGATAAGACCTGATACTGACACCTATGCCGGATAGCCCCGGCTTTTCAAATCCAGAACTACCTGCAACATGTACGGGCGTAAGGCCTTACGCCCCTACCCACCTGTTGACAGGACTTCTCACGGGGACACCGGTGTGGGGGTTGGAGGGGGCAGCGGAGTAGGGGTTGGAGTTGGAACAGGACCTGGTCCTGCCGAGCTGACAACCAGGGTTACCACTGCGATGGCGGTTTTACCTCCGTTATCCGTTCCAGAAATCGTTATGGCATAAGTTCCCCCTGAGGTTGTAGGAGAAGTCGTAATAAGGAGCTGAAGTTGGGCATTTCCGGCCCCACCCGTAGGGGATACAGGATTTTCGGTAAAGGCGCCTGTTGTATCCGGTGGGAGTCCTGTCACACTTAAAAGAGCCGAATTACTGGAACCTGTAAATCCGGCCACAACATTATAAAAAGTAGAACCTCCGGCTTGAACCGTTCGGATGGGGGGGGCTGCAAGAAGGGCAAAACCCGGACTAAAAGTCGGGTTCGTAAGCTGTGAATCCCTGAAACCTCCTGCAGGAATTGGTTCACCTGGAGGATTTGAATGAACGCCAATTCGGAGCCCACCCGGGGGGATAACGCCTGAGGTCCCATCGGGATTTGTAATTTCGATGGTTCCTTCAAGGGTGCGAATAATTAAAGTTTCACAATCAGAACGAACTTCCACTGCATTGCCACCGTGAAGTTTAACCCCAGGAGTATTTACCCCGAGAAACTGGAATTGCATCTCACCACTCAAAACTTCAGTGGTCACCACCGTCTCAATATTTGAAAGATCCGTCCTTGTGAATAAAACCTCCTGGCCCTCTCCTGATCGGGTAGAGAGTATTTCCCCGCAGAGAGGTACGTACACTTCAGTATTTCCGCTGAGAAATCGGACCCTTATGGTCCCTTCAAGGACCATGACTTCGGTTTTAGAAGATCCTTTGGGCTTCCGAACTTCCATCTCTGATAGTTCGACACCTGCAACGGCCGTATCCGTCTCAATTTCATGAATGGTCCTGGTGTAATTTACCGATTTTTGAACTCGAGTCCGTACAACTCCCCACCATAACTTAAAACGGGACATGCGCTCAGATTCAGAGATCTGGAGCTGACTGATTTCCAGTCTGGTATGATCCTTCAGATCTAGAGTACTTCCATCACTTAATGTTAACTTGGCTCTGGACCCAGAGCCTGTTTGAATATGATCTCCTTCCCCTAAAACCATGCCCGGTTCAGCCGAAATCCAATTCCCCTGGTCCTGGGGCAGGACTTCCACCTTCCCGGTAAAGTCCGTTAATAGAGCCGTCGACCCGGCAGAAACCGTTGATAAAGCCATGGATCCGCAAAACAGGAAAAAAACCGACCCGACACTTAACCCTTTAAAGAATCCAAATCGAGATAGAAATTCCATAATTACCCTGCCACCTTAAAGATTCCGAGATGTAAAACATAAAAACACACTTTAACCTTTGAGTACCACTCCTCAGAAGGTTGCCCGGCTAAAGATGTTGAACCGATTAACATTATAATCGTCGATATCAAAATTAGAGTTATTATCGACAAACTCATAGCCTATATTGATCGAGAGATATCGGGTTAAGGAATAGCCTACACCTACATTAAAAGTCTGAGTGGTATCTTCCCGGTCTCCTCGAGTCGGGTCAAAGAAGATCTCACTGAAAAATTGCCTGTTGGCAATTTTATATCCTCCGAAGGTCCGTATCCTTTGAGTAATCATATACTCGATATCTCCTGCAAATCCTATGCTGTTTGCAGTATCATTACCCGTAGCAATACCGGGTACAGTAGCCGGAGTTTGAATCAGCTCCCGAGTCTCATGGAGATAATTAAGGGCCAGGCTCGCTCGGGCATTGTCCCCGAGTCGTAAAACAAGCCTACTTCTGATATCATCGGTTTCCAGGGTCTCTCCGAAATCATTTTCACTGAAAAAGCGGTCGTAGGTAAGAGCCAGGCTAGAACTTGCCGTGATATTGAAATTCAACCCGAAGTTTGCTGCAAACCCACTGCGATCCCTCTGATCAATCCTCTGAACCTGTCCTGTAGTTGGATCTACAAACTCAACTGCCGAGAAGGAGTTAGTTTCAAATCCAATTTTGGCAAGACCACTCAATCTTGGAGAGAGTTTAAAATTAACCCCACCGGTCAAACGCTGACGGGTAACATCAGCCCGGGTTCTCGGATCCACAATCTCATTGGGTTTGGGTTCTTCACGGAGAAGTCGGGAAATATTATAATCCGTTACCAACGTTAATCTGGGGTTAAGGATATAACCAAAATTAAAGACCCCTCCATGGGATTGACTGTTCGAGACCACCTGGGTCGTCTCGGTCACCAGGGGGGTTGACGTAAGCTGGACGGTATTTTTGGTATAATCTATCCGCCTATAACTATATCCGGCATCGAAGAAGGTCCGTTTGGTATCTATAATTCGATAAGAAGGGGTGATTTGAAATTCATTCCGAAAGGTTTTATTACCGGGAAGGAGGGCCTGGGTGGTATCAATAGGAACCGTAGTCAGGTTTTCTTTAATGTTAATGGTAAGTCGCTTGAAATAGGCACGCTTACCTACATCAGCTTTTAATTCCAGGGTATGGATAAATTGATCATTCTCATCGTTATCGGCATAATTTTGATAATCCATTCGATACCCAAGACCGAGGGTAAGGAACTGAGTTATATCCACATCTAAACCGACTCCTGTAGATAAATTAAAAATCGAATCATCCTTACTTTTTGCGTTGATGGGAAGAGATTCTCCATCAGAAAGAAGAAAAACGTTATCATCGAAGGTCTCTCGGACCTCGACAAAGGGGGTTAACCGGGATCTTGAGGAAAGCTCGAAGGCCAAAGCATCTGGGGAAAGAAAAATAAGCCCGACTATGATGATCAAGCCACTTCCGAGTACCTTTTTTAACGCCTTTGGAAAACGCTGATTACCTGGAGTACTGAGATTCTGATTCATGAGGATCCTCCGATTATAAATTAAAAATCTAGACCGGCTGCCATCTAAGGGCCTGGAA from Candidatus Limnocylindrales bacterium encodes:
- a CDS encoding FecR family protein, translated to MEFLSRFGFFKGLSVGSVFFLFCGSMALSTVSAGSTALLTDFTGKVEVLPQDQGNWISAEPGMVLGEGDHIQTGSGSRAKLTLSDGSTLDLKDHTRLEISQLQISESERMSRFKLWWGVVRTRVQKSVNYTRTIHEIETDTAVAGVELSEMEVRKPKGSSKTEVMVLEGTIRVRFLSGNTEVYVPLCGEILSTRSGEGQEVLFTRTDLSNIETVVTTEVLSGEMQFQFLGVNTPGVKLHGGNAVEVRSDCETLIIRTLEGTIEITNPDGTSGVIPPGGLRIGVHSNPPGEPIPAGGFRDSQLTNPTFSPGFALLAAPPIRTVQAGGSTFYNVVAGFTGSSNSALLSVTGLPPDTTGAFTENPVSPTGGAGNAQLQLLITTSPTTSGGTYAITISGTDNGGKTAIAVVTLVVSSAGPGPVPTPTPTPLPPPTPTPVSP
- a CDS encoding MtrB/PioB family outer membrane beta-barrel protein — protein: MNQNLSTPGNQRFPKALKKVLGSGLIIIVGLIFLSPDALAFELSSRSRLTPFVEVRETFDDNVFLLSDGESLPINAKSKDDSIFNLSTGVGLDVDITQFLTLGLGYRMDYQNYADNDENDQFIHTLELKADVGKRAYFKRLTINIKENLTTVPIDTTQALLPGNKTFRNEFQITPSYRIIDTKRTFFDAGYSYRRIDYTKNTVQLTSTPLVTETTQVVSNSQSHGGVFNFGYILNPRLTLVTDYNISRLLREEPKPNEIVDPRTRADVTRQRLTGGVNFKLSPRLSGLAKIGFETNSFSAVEFVDPTTGQVQRIDQRDRSGFAANFGLNFNITASSSLALTYDRFFSENDFGETLETDDIRSRLVLRLGDNARASLALNYLHETRELIQTPATVPGIATGNDTANSIGFAGDIEYMITQRIRTFGGYKIANRQFFSEIFFDPTRGDREDTTQTFNVGVGYSLTRYLSINIGYEFVDNNSNFDIDDYNVNRFNIFSRATF